From Paenibacillus sp. PvR098:
GGCATTGTGGAAGCCCATCTCCACATATTTGCGGCATTCCGGATACTTGTTAATATCGTAATTAGGCACAGGAAACAGCTTGCCCCAGTTAACGCCGAGTGTCTCCAGCGCCTTTGCAAAAGCGTTCTGATGCGCGTTATCGCGAACGATCAAGAATGCAAGCGTTTCACGGAACGTTTTGTTGGAGCTCATCTCGTAGATCCGGGATTTCTGAAGAACACCGGTGGACTCAAGCACCAGATTGTCGAGCAGATCGCTGATCAGGTTCCCATGGTTGTACACATAGTTCCCCATCCAAGGGTTGCCGGCAGCATCCACTGGCAGCGAACTTTGGGCTCCTATGATGAAATGGTGCGGATTAGCATGCTTCACCGCTTCATCTAGCGGAGCGCCGTCTGATCCGGCGTTGCCTGGGGTTTCTTCACCGGAACCGGTGAGCAATTGGTTTATCGTATGCTGAACGAGCTCCACATGGCTTAACTCTTCCAGAAAGACACCGCGTAACAAGTCACGGAACTGAGTGGCTTTCCCGCGGAAATTATTGCTCTGGAAGAAGTACTGCATCATCGTGCGCATTTCACCGAAACGACCGCCAAGAATCTCTTGAAGCACTTTGGCTGCCGCAGGATCCGGCTTATCTGGAACAATCATGTTGATTAAATCTTCTTTGTAGAAATACATTCGGTCAACCTCCTGCGAACTAGGTTATAGGCTACGCTTTAGTTTGATTCGTTAAGTTGTAATTTATACCCAGTCACAAGAAGCTTATTCAACCTGGAACTCTCGAAAAGGCCAACTGTCTGTATGTCGCGGATTGCATGCCATTGTATACAAGTACAAATGTATGACAAGGGACTTCGTTAGCTTTATACCGCTTCCTTTCCCTTGAGTTTAATGTATAACTTAGCCAGTACCAGTGTTACAAGTGCTCCAAAAGAATCCATCCCAACATCCATCACAGCGGCAGTGCGTCCAGGAACAAAACTTTGGTGAATTTCATCAAGTGCCCCATATAAAGTCGCAAACAACCAAGCCAATATGAACGATTTTCTGGACCCTTTAAGTGCAAAGAGAACAAATAAAGTTAACAACCCGAATGCAATTGCATGTGATGCCTTTCTTACGATCAAATTTAGAATAGCTGAAGCGGAATCGGAAATGTTTATAGTACTCCCAATAATAGCTTGGGTACTTGAGCCCGTTGAAACAGGAGAAGCAGTAAACATATATATCGCAAAACACCAAAGTACTACAACAATCCACCAGAACTTTTTATTTCGCATAAGTCACCTCACAATAAATTTTAACTCAGAGGACTAGCAATTGTAAAAAATGATATCTTTTCGAGGTATGCTATGGTTTGGAAAACAATGAAACAAAAAAGCACCATAACAATGATGTCATGGTGCGCAATTTAATTTGCGTAACTAGAACGCTAGACTGTTTGTTCCCGGAAAGAAAAGGAGTTATTTCACGTTAGATTGTATTAGATTAGCCTGATTCAATAATCTTTGGACTAGGGCATCGGATCAACACCATCTGGAATCCATAGTTCTCGCTCCACAAACGAACTAAACGTATCTACATGTATGGACTCTCCTTGATAGGTAACGGTTATTGAGAATTCCACCGGCTCTGCCAAAATACGGTAGTTCTTCAGCTTATTGAAAGTGATGCAATAAATCTTTTGTGAGCATGTCTTATTTCCGTTCGGTTACTTTACTTCAGCATTGCGAATAATCCCGATCATCATGTCTGCATTAGGGTATTGTACTTCCTTATAAAGCTCGATTACTTGATCCTGATCAAAGCTGACCCGTTGTATAGACGTTCGGAGGTTACCTTCTTCAATTTCTATAACACCATAAGAAGCCTTTGCCAGGCCATCAAACGGCAGCCCAACGCTGCCAATGTTCAAGATCATTTTGCCATGGATAACCCTTATGTAAGGCTTATGAATATGCGCATAAACATAGACTTGCGCGTCGGATGACTTCATCAAACGAGCTTCTAATATGTCATCATCCGCGTTCGGAAGAACGACTTCAAAAAGGCTATCCGGCGTTGCATGAAAGCAATGGATTCCAATCCCGTCAATCTCACAATGTATTTGGGTGGGCAGGCCTGCCAAATAGTCAAGATCCGTCTGCTCCAATTGGGACACTGTCCATTGACGTTCTATGTTCATTAATTCTAAGGCTTTCTGAGGCACTTCCCCTTCCCGGACACCACGGACAACCCATTCATCCGCATTTCCTTTAATGACTTCCGTATTCAAGGAACGAATCAGGTCTAAGGAACGTTTAGGCTCGGGACCGCGGTAAGAAAGATCTCCTAAGACATAGATCTTATCGACTCCTTTGTTCTTGATGTCATTAAGAACTGCATCAAGCGCGATGGCATTGCCATGAATATCCGAAATAAAAGCCATTTTCATTCGATTTACCCTCCCCAAGGTTACATTTGGATAGTTCAAATATTACCATTATCTGTTTTTTTAGTCTAATGGGAGCCTGAAGAGGTGGTAGAACCACAAAAATGGAGTGCCACGACTGTTACCAGTCTGCACTCCATTCGTTTGGTTCTCTGTTCAAATCAATGGCTTATTGTCTTGAGTTGTTGTTAGCGCCCTCGCTCGGATTGTTCTGAGCAGCTTGCTTTACGTTATTCGCAACGACTTCTTCGGAGAATTCCGTGTCGTTTTTCATATTATTGTTCATGTTATTGTTCATATTATTGTTCATATTATTGTTCTTATTGTTTTTGGCCATTGATATCACCTCCCCTACATCCGTTATTATGGATGGATCAGAAGGGTTTTATGATGGAAATTTAAAACAGAAGCTCGTTTTTTAATTGATTCCAGAGGGTCAGGTTGATTTTCCCGTCTCCCTTTTTCACCACGAACACATTGAGCTTCTTTTTGCCCCACTCTTGGTAGACTTTATCCTTTGTTTCAAAGTATAAATCGATCCGGTTGCCTTTAATCGCGCTGCCTGTATCGGCAACAACCCCATAGCCGTATCCGGGAATATAGAGAACCGTACCCATCGGGAATACCTTCGGATCTGCAGCAATCGTTGAGAAAGACTGCACATCTCTAGCCACCATCATGCCTGAAAAAGTAATCCCGTACTCGGGATGACCAGGACTTTTTCCCGTGGATTCCTTCCCTGCGGAGTATCCTGTTGCGGTCACTTCCACAGCCGTGTATTTGGATAAATCCTGTCCACTATGCGGAAAAACCTTGTAATTTCGTACTTGCTTTTCTCCGCCCGATTGGGATGAAACCAGCTTGGCTTCTCCTGTCGGGTCTATCGGGTTCTTGGATGAGTCAGCAGAACGGCTCATATCGGTAACACCAGCCGAAACGCTTTGGACCTGGGCAGAAACCATATTTGTGTTACGGTGTACAGTTTGCCCTTGTTCTTGTTCAAACCATATCCATACGGATAGCATCAGTATGATGCAACCAATCCATTTGGCATGGCTTGCGGTTTTCGTTAACATATGTTCTGTTATACCTCCCCTTAAATAGGAGGGTCTCCATCTGCGGACAAATCTATACATAGCCAAAAGTGATCGTATACAAAAAAAAGACCCCGAAGGGTCCTCAAATATGATTAGTCATTAGTCTTATTCTTATTCTTATTCTTATTCTTAAATGATACTTTCTTTAACTAAGCCGTCGTGGAAAACACGATACTCATTGATTTGTCCATCCTTCAGGTATAAGAAGGAGTAGTGGTCCACGTCGTTGTCTTCAGACCAGTCGATAAATAATTGGATCGTAATCGATTGATTATTCAAGCCTTCCAGGTCTACGGAATCCATTTCTCCCGAATAACTGTAGCCTGGCTTTGCTCCCAAATCATAACGCCACATCATATTGCCTTCCATAGCATTCGTTACTTCCGTATATTTTGCGCCGAACAGTGCTTCCACTTGGTCTTGAGTCATGTCCATTTTTAAATGGTTCTTAATATAATCGATACTCACCTTATGGTCTGTGTCTTTGTTAACGGTCTGCTGCTCGCTCGGTGAAGGTGCCGCTGCGCCAATGCCGGTGCTTATGGCTTCTTCCTTGTTCTTCTCCGGCGGTGTAATCGCCGGGGGAGCTTCTGTACCCACATCATCGTTCTTTTCCTCTGTTGTACCCGCATTATCTTTCTTTTCCTCTGTTCCCGCAGGAAGCACTGCACTCGGTGGAGAAGCTGGCGCAACCCCGTTCGTCCCCGTTTCTCCACAACCGCTTAGAATAACAATAGTAAACATGATTACCAAAAGAAATATGGAATTTTTCATTATGTCCTTAACCTCCGCGAATTCCCATGATCTGACGAGCCATCTTTTTTCTTTCCCTAGTAAATATATTCACTGTTATAGACGAGCGGGCTATCCATATGCTGCATAGGAATTTTCTCTCCCAGCGATCACAATAAAAAACCTTCCGAGACCTGTGTATTTACAACACACAAGCCCGAAAGGCTGTCACTCTTATCCCATCATCAGGTACGATTAGGGTATGTTCGTCAAGCCTCGACTTTGTCGTCACACTTCTCAGGTGTACCTTCTTCGTCCTTCACTTTGAAGGAAGATCCGCAACCGCACGATGCTACTGCATTAGGATTTTGAATGGTGAAGCCGCCGCCCATCCCTGCGTCTTGGAAGTCGATTTCGACTCCGTAGAGATACTTGGCGCTCTCTTGGTCTACGACGACCTTGAGGCCATGAATATCCAAGACCGTATCGTCCTGCTCCTGGTTATCGTCAAAGCCCATGCCGTAGGAGAAGCCGCTGCAGCCACCAGCTTTAACGCCGATACGCAAGAACAGATTCGATGCTTCCTCCGCCGCCAGCATTTCCTTTATTTTATCGCAAGCACTTTCGCTAATGGTAATCATGATATTGCCTCCCTTACGCTAAAAATAAGTTTCTACTTATAAGTATACTCCATTTCGAACCCGTACCTCAAGGGCAGTTTATGCCTTATTGCATTTTGTCTACAAAGTTGACGCTTTGGTCGCCCTACCAAGCTTTGTAGCATAAAAACGAAGCAATAATTCATCCAACTGTTGACTGCACCGCTGTACTTCCGGATGCATTAGTCCGAATTGAATTCCTAAGCTGACTAAATGTCCGCGGACCTCTTCAATCTCACTGGAGATAGCCGAACAGCTATCTGGAGAACCAGGAACCAACACTGTCGTTACACCGCCCTAAACAAGATCTATAATGAAAAAAATGTATAATATTTAAACTCGAAAAAAATATGTAATGTATTACATTATACATTTTCAACTCATTTTATCAATGCATGATTCATTATTAATATTCAAAACTTACTAAGGAAGCGCTTTCCCTGAATCATGTGGTTGCCCCGCTCGTTCAGTAGGTTTATAATAAGAAGTATTGTTTATTTCATTCCAGTCATAAGGAGACTTCAATATATGACCCTTACTGTACAGTCTTCCTCACTTGACGATATTCGGGATAAGGTCATGCGCGGCGAAAGGCTCAGCTTCGAAGACGGCGTCCGGCTCATGAAATCAGACCGCCTGCTGGAAGTCGGGATGATGGCGGACATGGTGCGTCGGCGGATCAACGGGGATCATGTGTATTTTATCGTGAATACCCACTTGAACTACACGAATGTGTGTTACTTGGATTGCAAGTTGTGCGCATTCGGTCTGAAGCCGGATAACCCTCGCTCATATACTTTGTCGCTCGAGCAGCTCGAAGAGAAGTTCAAAGGCATGGTAGGCAAAAACTTCACCGAATTGCATATCGTCGGAGGAGTCAACGCCAAGCTCCCGTTCTCCTATTATGAGGACATGATTCGTTTGGCCAAGCGTCACCTGCCCGACATCCATGTGCAAGCTTTCACAGCTGTTGAGGTCGATTATATCGCCCGAGTATCGAAGCTCTCGGTGGAAGAAACGATCGAACGGCTGCGTGAAGCAGGCCTTGGCTCGATTCTGGGCGGAGGAGCGGAAATTTTCGATCCGGAAATCCGCGAGATCATTTCGGGACACAAAACAGATTCAGACCGTTGGTTCAACATTCACAGAAAAACCCACTCGCTCGGCATGAAGTCCAATGCTTCCATTCTGTACGGGCATATCGAAAAACCCGAACACGTGGTGGATCATCTGATTCGCATTCGGGAGCTGCAGGATGAAACCGGCGGGTTTCAAGCCTTCTTTGCTTTTGCTTTTCATCCAGACAATACAAAGCTCGCAGAAGAATACCAAATCACCGGCGAAACGACCGGCTGGTACGACTTGAAGCTGCTCGCTGTAGCCAGGCTGATGCTGGATAATGTTCCTCATGTCCGCGCTTTCTGGATGGCCATCGGCATGAAGCTGGCTCAAGTTTCACTGAGCTTTGGAGTAGACGATCTTGACGGAACGGTCATGGAAGAGCAAATCATTCATGCCGCGGGCAACGATTCGGTTCAGATGACTCCTAAAGAAACGTTCATCAACATGATTCGGGAGGCAGGTCGCCTTCCAGTCGAGAGAGATACACTTTATAACGTAGTACGCACGTTCTAAAACAGCGCGCCCCAGGCCTACCCGGCGGGGGCGCCTAAACAGTTTATGGAGGTGGAATGATGAGCACCACGATGAATCACCAACAGCGCATGGCTGAAATTGCCGGCAAAGTGGAGCTTGGAGAACGTTTGACCCTAGAGGATGGCGTATTTTTGTACGAGTCCGACGACTTGCTCACCATTGGCCAAATGGCCAATCAAGTCAATCTGCGCAAGAACGGAAAAAAGGTTTATTTCGTAGATAATATGAGTCTGTACTTTACCAACGTATGCGAGGAGCACTGCGCTTTCTGCCATTTCCGCCGAGATGAAGGGCAGGAAGGCGCCTACACGTTAACACCGGAGCAAATGTTCGAATATGTCGATAAGCACATTCATCCGGGTCTTCGCGAATTTCACATTACCGGCGGCCATAACCCCAACGTGCCGTTCCAATATTATGTGGACAGTATCCGTGCATTGAAAAAGCGATATCCGGACGTAACGATAAAAGCTCACACCGCTGCCGAAATCGAGTTTTTTTCTCGACTTAGCGGGTTAAGCTATAAGGAAGTACTGCAGGCGCTTATCGACGCAGGTCTGGGCACAATGCCCGGTGGCGGTGCAGAGATTTTGTCCGAGCGGTATCGCAAAAAAATGCACCTTGTCGACAAAGCATCGACCGAGCAGTGGCTCGATGTTCACCGCACCGCGCACCAGCTTGGCATGAAAACGCATGCTACCATGCTGTTCGGATCGATCGAAACGTTCGAGGAACGAATCCGGCACTTGATGTACCTGCGCGAGCTGCAGGATGAGACAGGCGGCTTCATGGTATTTATCCCGAATGCCGTCCAGCCGGCCAGTGTCAATGCGGGGCTGAAGCAGCGGGTGTCCGCTTACGACAATTTGAAGACGATCGCCATCAGCCGTTTAATGCTGGATAATATCCAACACGTGAAAGCTTACTTTATCAACCTGGGCACGCAGCTTACGCAGCTCGCCTTCACATTCGGAGCGTCTGACGCTCACGGAACCATCATTCAGGAACGGATCAGTCATTCGGCTGGCGCGCTGTCGCCGCAAGGCATGACCCGCGAAGAACTGGTGTGGCTGATCAAAGGGGCGGGACGTATCCCTGTTGAGCGCGACACATTTTATAATGAATTGAAGGTTTATTAATTAGGGATAGAAAGGGTTTGCCGCTGTTATGAAAAAACTTGTGATTTTGGGCGGTGGCTATGGCGGGTTAACCGTTGCCAAAGAAATGCTCGATAAGGAATTGCCCCCGGATACGGTCATGATCCTGATAGATCGGATGCCTTATCAAGGACTCAAAACCGAATACTACGCGCTGGCGGCAGGAACGGTGTCAGACAGGGACATTCGTGTGCAGTTTCCGATCGACCCGAGACTTATTCTGAAGTACGGGGAAGTGCTTTCCGTCGATCCGGAGCAGAAGGTTGTCCGTTTCAAGAACGATGAGCCATTGTCCTACGACTGGCTTGTCATAGCATTAGGCTGTGTCGACAGGTACCATGGAATTCCGGGAGCGGAGAAATATTCGCACAGCATCCAGACGCTTTCCTCCACCCGCAAAACGTACCAGAACGCCAACGACACAGCGCCTTATGGCCAAGTGACGATCGTCGGAGGTGGTCTCAGCGGAGTAGAGATTGCGGCCGAGCTTCGGGAGAGCCGCCCAGATTTGAATATCCGAATCCTGGACCGCGGCGCGAGCATCCTGTCTCCGTTCCCCCATAAGCTGCAGCTGTATGTCCGTGAATGGATGCTTGAGCATGACATCGAGCTCTGCTCGCACGTCTCGCTAACCCGTTTGGAAGGTGGACTGCTGTATAACCAGCAGGAAGTCATTCACACGGACATGACCGTCTGGACCGCAGGTATTCAGCCAAGCCCTATCGTACAGAACTTGAATCTGCCCAAAGATGCACAAGGACGACTCGTCATCAATGAGTACCATCAGCTGCCTGACTACAACGAGATCTATGTTGTGGGAGACTGCGCAGCCCTTCCCCTTTCACCCAGCGGACAAGCTGCGGAGGCTCAAGGAGAGCAAGTGGCCGAGGTGCTTCGAGCGGTATGGAAAAACGAAACTCCCCGGCTTGGTAAAATCAAGCTCAAGG
This genomic window contains:
- a CDS encoding manganese catalase family protein gives rise to the protein MYFYKEDLINMIVPDKPDPAAAKVLQEILGGRFGEMRTMMQYFFQSNNFRGKATQFRDLLRGVFLEELSHVELVQHTINQLLTGSGEETPGNAGSDGAPLDEAVKHANPHHFIIGAQSSLPVDAAGNPWMGNYVYNHGNLISDLLDNLVLESTGVLQKSRIYEMSSNKTFRETLAFLIVRDNAHQNAFAKALETLGVNWGKLFPVPNYDINKYPECRKYVEMGFHNAQFNFRLDNTRIGEIFNGQSPSRNGGSLEVVQPPEGFPLPYMPELPNEHSPGLYDLNA
- a CDS encoding VanZ family protein; this translates as MRNKKFWWIVVVLWCFAIYMFTASPVSTGSSTQAIIGSTINISDSASAILNLIVRKASHAIAFGLLTLFVLFALKGSRKSFILAWLFATLYGALDEIHQSFVPGRTAAVMDVGMDSFGALVTLVLAKLYIKLKGKEAV
- a CDS encoding metallophosphoesterase family protein; the encoded protein is MKMAFISDIHGNAIALDAVLNDIKNKGVDKIYVLGDLSYRGPEPKRSLDLIRSLNTEVIKGNADEWVVRGVREGEVPQKALELMNIERQWTVSQLEQTDLDYLAGLPTQIHCEIDGIGIHCFHATPDSLFEVVLPNADDDILEARLMKSSDAQVYVYAHIHKPYIRVIHGKMILNIGSVGLPFDGLAKASYGVIEIEEGNLRTSIQRVSFDQDQVIELYKEVQYPNADMMIGIIRNAEVK
- a CDS encoding 3D domain-containing protein, which codes for MLTKTASHAKWIGCIILMLSVWIWFEQEQGQTVHRNTNMVSAQVQSVSAGVTDMSRSADSSKNPIDPTGEAKLVSSQSGGEKQVRNYKVFPHSGQDLSKYTAVEVTATGYSAGKESTGKSPGHPEYGITFSGMMVARDVQSFSTIAADPKVFPMGTVLYIPGYGYGVVADTGSAIKGNRIDLYFETKDKVYQEWGKKKLNVFVVKKGDGKINLTLWNQLKNELLF
- the erpA gene encoding iron-sulfur cluster insertion protein ErpA, which encodes MITISESACDKIKEMLAAEEASNLFLRIGVKAGGCSGFSYGMGFDDNQEQDDTVLDIHGLKVVVDQESAKYLYGVEIDFQDAGMGGGFTIQNPNAVASCGCGSSFKVKDEEGTPEKCDDKVEA
- a CDS encoding aspartyl-phosphate phosphatase Spo0E family protein; this translates as MLVPGSPDSCSAISSEIEEVRGHLVSLGIQFGLMHPEVQRCSQQLDELLLRFYATKLGRATKASTL
- the mqnE gene encoding aminofutalosine synthase MqnE, with the translated sequence MTLTVQSSSLDDIRDKVMRGERLSFEDGVRLMKSDRLLEVGMMADMVRRRINGDHVYFIVNTHLNYTNVCYLDCKLCAFGLKPDNPRSYTLSLEQLEEKFKGMVGKNFTELHIVGGVNAKLPFSYYEDMIRLAKRHLPDIHVQAFTAVEVDYIARVSKLSVEETIERLREAGLGSILGGGAEIFDPEIREIISGHKTDSDRWFNIHRKTHSLGMKSNASILYGHIEKPEHVVDHLIRIRELQDETGGFQAFFAFAFHPDNTKLAEEYQITGETTGWYDLKLLAVARLMLDNVPHVRAFWMAIGMKLAQVSLSFGVDDLDGTVMEEQIIHAAGNDSVQMTPKETFINMIREAGRLPVERDTLYNVVRTF
- the mqnE gene encoding aminofutalosine synthase MqnE, with translation MSTTMNHQQRMAEIAGKVELGERLTLEDGVFLYESDDLLTIGQMANQVNLRKNGKKVYFVDNMSLYFTNVCEEHCAFCHFRRDEGQEGAYTLTPEQMFEYVDKHIHPGLREFHITGGHNPNVPFQYYVDSIRALKKRYPDVTIKAHTAAEIEFFSRLSGLSYKEVLQALIDAGLGTMPGGGAEILSERYRKKMHLVDKASTEQWLDVHRTAHQLGMKTHATMLFGSIETFEERIRHLMYLRELQDETGGFMVFIPNAVQPASVNAGLKQRVSAYDNLKTIAISRLMLDNIQHVKAYFINLGTQLTQLAFTFGASDAHGTIIQERISHSAGALSPQGMTREELVWLIKGAGRIPVERDTFYNELKVY
- a CDS encoding NAD(P)/FAD-dependent oxidoreductase, translating into MKKLVILGGGYGGLTVAKEMLDKELPPDTVMILIDRMPYQGLKTEYYALAAGTVSDRDIRVQFPIDPRLILKYGEVLSVDPEQKVVRFKNDEPLSYDWLVIALGCVDRYHGIPGAEKYSHSIQTLSSTRKTYQNANDTAPYGQVTIVGGGLSGVEIAAELRESRPDLNIRILDRGASILSPFPHKLQLYVREWMLEHDIELCSHVSLTRLEGGLLYNQQEVIHTDMTVWTAGIQPSPIVQNLNLPKDAQGRLVINEYHQLPDYNEIYVVGDCAALPLSPSGQAAEAQGEQVAEVLRAVWKNETPRLGKIKLKGVLGSLGKKAGFGLMGKRTIMLGKVPRAIKSGVLWMSKKHFG